The Maridesulfovibrio salexigens DSM 2638 region GGCGGAAAGTTCTTCGGAAGCTGTTGATATGATAGCAACAACATCTTCGAGCTCCCGTGCAGCCTGATGCATACCGTCGCGTCGGGCATTTTCAGCTTCTTTACGCGCTTCTTCTGCTTCGAGCGTGGCCTGCTGCGCTTTTTCTGTTTCTTCTGCTGCGTGGCGGGTCTGCTCCTGCGCTTCGCTGATTTTTTCTTTTAAAGTAACGACCATTGCATTCAGGTCATTAGCCAGTATTCCTACTTCATCACGGGTCTTGATCTCAAGAACGTGGTCAAGGTCACCTGCTGCAACACGGGTGGCATATTTAGTGGCTTCAATGATGGGGCGGGCCATTGTTCTGGCGTAAAGCCATGCTGCGAGCATTATAATGGGCAGGATCACGGCGATTACCAGCAGGGAAGATGTTTTTACATTATTCTGGGCTTTGATCATGGTTTGGATGGGCATTCCAATAAACCACATCCCTATATTCTTGCCGTTGACTGATTTGATCGGCCAGTATGCTGTCTGGTAGTCGATGCCAAGAATATTGTTGCGGGCAAGGAAAGTTTCGCCACGATCAATTACGGTAGCTGTAACTTCGGGGTTGGTCATTTTTGTGCCGACCGCCCGACGACCATTTTTGATGATAGTCGTCATTTCACGGGTATCACCATTAAATACGGTTACCTCAAGGTCGGAGAATTGTTTTACATCATCAACGAAGTCTTTGTCGGAGAGTGAGGTTCCAAGGGATATCGTACCGATTATCTGACCATTCACTTTTATAGGTGCTGCCGCCCGCAGGGAAAAGGTGATTTCCTTGCCCTTTACGATACCTGAAGTGACTGTTCCACTCAGTGCCTTGTTTACGGTTTCCTGTCCTTTGGCATTGTCACCTAAGCTACTGGCGTGCGCACGCCCAAGCACCACTCCGTTTGCATCAGTCAGGGTCAAGAATTCAGATTCTGTTTCTACCATCAAAGAGCGAAGTTTTTTCTGAAGCGTTTCAGACTCTCCCTGCTTTATGGCAGTTATTAGGTCAATATCCCGTGCTAACAACTCGGCTTTCTCTCGAAATCCTTGGGATAGGCTGTCAATATGGCGGTCGACAACTTTTTTCATGGTGGAAATGTTGCGTATTGATTCATCGGAGAATCCTTCGGCAACATAGTGGTTCACTGTCAGGAAAATTGATGTGGCGGTCACTAAAGCAATCACCACTGCCATCAACACGATTTTGTTTCGAATTGAAAAAGTCATGACACCCTTTTGATTATAAATTGCAGTTCTCCCTTCAGCTAAAAGCACTCCCTCCCCAGAGATGTTTTTAAGCTTTCTCCAACCTTTATTATGTCTTATAGTGACATAATTATAGTCCTAATAAAGGATTGTAGTCTTTTTAGGAATAGAATCAATTATAAAATGTAGGCATGCTTTGACACTCAATTAATACAAAAATGACAATACAGGATTAGGACGAAAGGTACTCCGTTGAGTCTTTGGGGGCTTGCTTTCGTGTATTGTCAGTATAATCCCG contains the following coding sequences:
- a CDS encoding methyl-accepting chemotaxis protein, with product MTFSIRNKIVLMAVVIALVTATSIFLTVNHYVAEGFSDESIRNISTMKKVVDRHIDSLSQGFREKAELLARDIDLITAIKQGESETLQKKLRSLMVETESEFLTLTDANGVVLGRAHASSLGDNAKGQETVNKALSGTVTSGIVKGKEITFSLRAAAPIKVNGQIIGTISLGTSLSDKDFVDDVKQFSDLEVTVFNGDTREMTTIIKNGRRAVGTKMTNPEVTATVIDRGETFLARNNILGIDYQTAYWPIKSVNGKNIGMWFIGMPIQTMIKAQNNVKTSSLLVIAVILPIIMLAAWLYARTMARPIIEATKYATRVAAGDLDHVLEIKTRDEVGILANDLNAMVVTLKEKISEAQEQTRHAAEETEKAQQATLEAEEARKEAENARRDGMHQAARELEDVVAIISTASEELSAQIEQSATGSDMQSQRTAETATAMEQMNASVLEVARNSGEASTTAGDASTTATNGANVVKEMVEGIGVVQNYSEALEKEMEELGDSAGKIGQIIDVISDIADQTNLLALNAAIEAARAGEAGRGFAVVADEVRKLAEKTMTATNEVESAISEIQRGTKESISQCAYTVKEIGTVSEMAEDAGKSLSEILSLNDAVSEQIQGIAAACEEQSATSEQINRAVDEINNISTETNSAMRQSAEAVSDLAAQAHQLKSIIDNMKSA